Below is a genomic region from Actinomyces weissii.
CGGACAGCGGGCCGTTCACCTGCTCTGCGAGTGCCGTCTCGATCACCTGGACGGCCTCGTCATGGCTCAGACCACCAATAGGCACCCCGGAGCAGACGGTCCGGGCGGAGACGGTGGAGGAGGTCAGCACCGCGGCCAGTAACCAGAGCAGCACCACCCCGGCGACGGCGGCCATGCCCAGCATCCGGCCACGCGCCGCCAGGGGGCTCCAGGCCAGCGCCCCCTGGCTGGCCTGGGCCGTGCCTGCTGCCTGGGGCCGGGTGGGGCGCTTTCCGCCCGGGTGGGTGCGGCGGGCGCTGGAGGCCCGGGTTCGGCGTCTGCCGGGACGGTCAGCGGCAGGCTGGTCTGCGCGGCCGCGGGCCCCGCGCCGGGGGGCGGGCTCCTCCTCCAGCTCCTCCAGGCCAGGGACCGAGGCCAGCGGAAGGGTGCGGGACACCGGCGTCTGGCGCCTGCCGGGGCGGTCAGCGGCAGGCTGGTCTGCGCGGCCGCGGGCCTCGCGCCGGGGGGCGGGCTTCTCCTCCAGCTCCTCCAGGCCAGGGACCGAGGCCAGCGGAAGGGTGCGGGACAGGGGCTTTACGCTGCTGTCCTCGCGTTTCTGCGGGGACCGGGGCTGCTGGTCCCTGACCACAGGCATGCTGACTGAGGCGGGCGCCGGTGCCGGGTCACTGATCTCGATGGCGGGGCGGGGGTCCTGCTCCTCAAAGACCGGCACGCGCGTGGGTGCTTTCGGCCTGCTGACGGGGACAGTCTGGGTGGCTGCGGGGCCTTTCTGGGCCTCACGCGGCGCTGGGCGTGCGGCGGGCAGGTCTGGCGACCTGGTGCCGCTTGCCGGGGAGGTCTGCGCCGCCTGCCGCAGCTGGGTGGCGGCCTGCTCCTGCTCAGCCCGGGCCCGCTCTGTGGCGGCTCGTTCCTGTGCAGCTCGCCGTCGCTCAGCCGCTAAGCGCTCCTGCTCAGCCCGGGCCCGCTCAGCTGCCGCCTGCTTCTCTGCGGCTTGCGCCCGTTCCTCCTCAGCCGCCCGGGCCGCCCGCCTGCGCGCCATCCGGGACAGAGGCTTAGCGGCCTCGACCGGCTGGCTCCGCTCCGGCTGGGATGCTTCCTGCTGGACCGGCTCAGGCTCCGGCAGTAAGGGCGCGGCGGCCCGTCTTGGGGCTGGTGCCTGGTTACGGGGCTCCTCCCGCTGCTGCGCACGCCTGTCCGCCTCAGCCACCAGCCTGGCCGGCCGGGGGCGCACCGGTCGACGATGCGGGCGCACGCCGTCGTAGACGGAACCGCTGCCGGAACCGTGCAACGACTCGGTGTCGTCAAGCATCGTGACCTCCACTCCTCAGGGCGAGTGTGACGGGACTAGGACTCCGCTCGACGGCGACGCGCCGCCTCCTTGAAACGCTCCTGGGAGTCAAGGACAACTTTACGGATCCTGACGGCCTCCGGGGTGACCTCCACGCACTCGTCCTGCGCGGCGAACTCCAGGGCCTCCTCCAGGGTGAGACGGCGCGGGGGCACCAGGGACTCGAAGGAGTCCGCGGTGGAGGAGCGCATATTGGTCTGCTGCTTCTCCCGCACCACGTTCACGTCCATGTCCTCGTTACGCGGGTTCTCCCCCACCACCTGGCCCTCGTAGGTCTCCTCGGTGGGCGAGACGAAGAAGGTGCCGCGGTCCTGCAGGCGCACCAGGGCGTAGGCGGTGACGGCGCCCGCCCGGTCAGAGACCAGGGAGCCGGTGGTGCGGGCGATGATCGACCCCGCCCAGGGCTCGTAGCCCTCGGCGATGGAGGAGGCGATGCCGGTGCCGCGCGTCTCGGTGAGGAACTGGGTGCGGAAGCCGATCAGCCCTCGCGCGGGCACCAGGAACTCCATGCGCACCCAGCCGGTGCCGTGGTTGGTCATGGTCTCCATACGCCCCTTGCGGGCGGCCATCAGCTGGGTGACGGCGCCCAGGTACTCCTCAGGCACGTCCACCGTCATGCGCTCCACCGGCTCGTGGCGCTGCCCGTTGATGGTCCTGGTGACCACCTGGGGCTTGCCGACGGTCAGCTCGAAGCCCTCCCGGCGCATCTGCTCCACCAGGATCGCCAGGGCCAGCTCCCCACGCCCCTGCACCTCCCAGGCGTCCGGGCGGCTGGTGGGAAGCACCCGCAAGGACACGTTGCCTACCAGCTCGCGGTCCAGCCGGTCCTTGATCTGGCGGGCGGTCACCTTGGCGCCCTTGGTCCGCCCCGCCATGGGCGAGGTATTGATGCCGATGGTCATGGAGATGGCGGGGTCGTCCACGGTGATCAGGGGCAGGGGACGGGGGTCCTCAGGGTCCACCAGGGACTCGCCGATGGTGATCTCCTCGATGCCCGCGATGGCCACGATGTCACCGGCGTGGGCCTCCTGCGCGGGCTTACGCTCCAGGCCGTCGGTGACCAGCAGCTCAGAGACCCGGGCGGAGACCAGGCTGCCGTCGTGACGGGCCCAGCCCACGGCCTGCCCCTTGCGCAGGGTGCCGTTGTGGATGCGCAGCAGGGCCAGGCGCCCCAGGAAGGGGGAGGCGTCCAGGTTGGTGACGTGGGCCTGCAGGGGCGCGCCCTCCTCGTAGCTAGGGCCGGGGATCCGCTCGATGATGGTACGGAACAGGGGCTCCAGGTCGGTGCTGGTGGGCAGGGCGCCGTCCGCAGGCTGCTCGGTGTCGGCGCGGCGGGCCTTGGCGGAGGCGTAGACGACGGGCACGTCCAGCACGGCGTCCAGGTCGATGTCGGGCTGCTCGTCGGCCAGGTCGGAGGCCAGGGAGAGCAGCAGGTCGGTGGTCTCGGAGACGACCTCGCTGATGCGTGAGTCGGGGCGGTCCACCTTGTTTACCACGATGATGACGGGCAGGTTGGCGGCCAGGGCCTTGCGCAGCACGAAGCGGGTCTGGGGCAGCGGCCCCTCGGAGGCGTCCACCAGCAGGACGACGCCGTCGACCATGGACAGGCCGCGCTCCACCTCACCACCGAAGTCGGCGTGCCCGGGGGTGTCGATGACGTTGATGGTCACGCCCTCGGTCAGGCCCGCCGCCTCCGCCGCCGGCCCGGCGTAGTGCACGGCGGTGTTCTTGGCGAGGATGGTGATGCCCTTCTCCCGCTCCAGCTCACCGGAGTCCATGACGCGCTCGGTGGTGTTCTCCTGGGTGGCCCGGGCGCCGAAGGCCCCCGCCTCCCAGAGCATCGCGTCGACCAGGGTGGTCTTGCCGTGGTCCACGTGGGCGACGATGGCGACGTTACGCAGGTCCTGGCGCACGGTCATATACGGGTTCTTCCTTCAGGAGACGGGGCACCACGACCTTCTCGGCCCCTAGGCGCACGACCCGGCAAGGTTACCGGCAGGGCTCGGCCAGCAGCCGTGAGGGGCACGACACCTGGCCTGTGCGTCGTCTCACGCGCCGGGGCCCTGGACCTCAGGCGAGCAGCTGGCCGAGCAGCAGCAGCCCCAGCCCGGCGGCGGTGGCCACCACCGGGAGCAGCCGCCAGCTGCGGCGCACCGCAGGGCGCGCATTCGGGAGCCCGCCTGGCGCCTCGCTCAGGGTCTTGTTCGGGGGCCCGCTCAGGCCCTCGCGCTCAGCCTCCCCGGCCCGCGCCCCTGTCCCGACGCCGCGGCCCCTCCCCCCGGTCCCGCTGCCTGGGCCAGCAGCCAGCCGTCCCAGGACCCGGCGCTCCTGCGTACGCTCGGCGTAGGCCTCTATGAGGTCACCGGCGGCCACGCAGTCCAGGGTGGCCCGCCGCACCTGCTCGCTGGGCTCCAGCAGCTCCGGGGGCACCGTGCGGTGCTCCGCACCAGGGCCGGGCTTCCGCCCCAGGTTCCGGCTGGCGTGCCAGGAGCTGCGCAGGCCCCCGCTGCGGGGAGCGGCCGCCACCCGCACTACCCCGCCGTCCTTGAGCACTATCTCCAGGAACCAGCGGGCCCGGCACTGCTCCAGCTGGCGCCAGTCCACCTCGTGCCGCAGCCAGGTGTTGCGCACCAGCAGTCCCTGCTCCCGCAGCACCACGTCCGGGGCCCACCACATGGCCCAGACCACCACCAGCAGCAGCAGCGCCCACCCGGCAGCCGTCAGGCCAACGTGAAAGCCGTCCTTCCACCACACATAAGCCACCACCCAGGCGGCAGCCACGGCCGTGAGGGCGGCACCGGCTCGGGCCAGGCGCGAGCGGATGATCACTGTAGGCACGCTCCCATTCTGCCCTGGCGGGACCGCTGGAACGAGCACTGGGGCCCGGGATGCCGCAGCAACCCGGGCCCCAGCCGGTACCTTAGGGAGCTGACCCGCCCCCGACGGTCACTCCTTGACGAAGCCCATGTTCTCCGGGCGGAAGGAGGCCAGGCCCACCGCACCGAAGTTCGCCAGCTTCTTGGGCACGGCGGTCAGCTGCTGGCGCTCGTACATCGGGAAGTTGAACACGTTCTCCCAGACGAGCTTGTCGCACTCGTTGGCGAGCTTGCGGCGCTCGTCGTCGTCAGCAGTCTCACCGATCTTCTTGATGTACTCGTCGACCTCCGGCACGGAGAGCCTGGAGAAGTTGGAGTCGGAGCCCGTGCCGTAGATCTGGCCGATGTTGGCCATCGGGTACTGGGTGCCCTGCCAGGTGAAGGCCGTGATGGCGTAGTTGCCGGGGCGGATGTAGTCCTTGAAGTATAGGTTGGTGTCCACCGGGTTGAGGGTCATCTCGATGCCCACCTCCTTGAGCTGGGACTGCAGGAGGGTGGCCTCGTTCTCGGTGGTGGGGGTGCCAGCGGGCAGCGTGAAGGCGAAGGACAGGCGGGTGCCGTCCTTCTCGCGCACGCCGTCAGCCCCCGGCACCCAGCCGGCGTCGTCCAGCAGCTTCTTGGCGGCCTCGACGTCGTAGGACCAGTCCTTGCCGTTGTCCTGGTAGCCCTTCTGGCTGGGCATGAAGAAGTGGTTGCCCAGCAGCAGCTTGTCCACCTCCACGGGCAGGCCCGCCAGGTCGGACTGGGCGATGGAGGCCCGGTCGCAGGCGCGCACCACGGCCTGGCGCACGGTCTTGTCAGCCAGCACACCGGAGGAGCCGTTTATGGTGAAGTGGCGCCACTGGCGGCCGAAGTTCTGACGCACCTCAGCGTCCGAGCGGCCGATGCACTGGTTGTACACGTCCGCGGAGATGATGTAGTCCACCACGTCAATGGCGTTGTTGGCGAAGGAGGTGGCCTCAGCGGAGGCGTCCAGCACGCGGAAGGTGACCATGTCCAGCAGCGGCTTGGCGCCCCACCACTTCTCGTTGGGGACCAGCTTGACCAGCTGCTGGGCCTCGTCGTAGCTGTCCACCTTGAAGGGGCCCGCGAAGTAGTCGTTGTTGAAGGCGCCGTTGCCCGCCATGGAGTTGTTGAAGGCCTCCGCGGTGGACATGAGCTCCTTGGGGGAGACCCCGGAGAGCTTGCTGCTCCAGTCCGGGAAGACGGAGTCGAAGGTGACCTTGGCGGTGCGCTGGTCAACGATCTCTACGTTCTCGATCCGGTCGATGCCGTCGGTGGAGGCCCACTGGTAGGCCTCGTCCTTGGCGTGGACGATGGACTCGCGGATGTCCTCAGAGTCCATGGCGCGGCCATTGCCCCACACGGCCTTCTCGTTGAGGCTGATGGTGACCACCGTCTTGCCACCGACCTCCTCGGCCTCGAACTTGGTGTAGAAGTCCGGGTTCGGGGTGAAGCTGCCGTCGTCGGCCCAGTCCAGGAAGAACGGCGAGACGAAGTCCATGATGTTGCGCAGGTCAACACCGTTCCCGTCGACGTGGGAGGCGTTCCAGTTGGCGATGGTGGCGGTCATCGCGAACTTGAGCTCGCCGCCCTCCTTGAGCTCCGAGCGGTCCTTGCGGTTGACGGCGTCGGCGTTCGCCCCACCGGTGGCCCCAGAGGCCCCACCAGTGGCGCTCTCGTTCTTGGCGCAGGCGGCCAGCACCGCCAGGGCGGCTACAGAGGCGCTGCCTCCTAGGAACATGCGGCGGTTCATCATCATACGGGAGCTCCATTCATTCAGTGTGAGCTGATCATGACGCCGGGGACGGACGTCACGACACTACCGAAACATGCTGACACACCTGTCCGCAATACCGAGCGTAGTCTCAGTAGACGGGACTACCGCGCTTCCGCTCAGAACACGGCGGTGCGCTTGGGGAAGTAGCAGGCCGCCTGGTGGTCCTCGCCCTGGCTGCTGAATCCTGGCATCTCCCCCAGGCACCGGGCCCGCTGCTGGTCGTCCAGGTCGTTCTTGAACACCGGGCAGCGGGTACGGAAGCGGCAGCCGGAGGGCGGGTTGGCCGGTGAGGGCAGGTCCCCTTCCAGCAGGATGCGGGAGCGGGTGCGCTCCTTGGCCGGGTCCGGGATCGGGATGGCTGACAGCAGCGCCTGGGTGTAGGGGTGGGCCGGGGCCTCGAAGACGGCGTCCACGTCCCCGATCTCCACGATCTTGCCCAGGTACATGACCGCCACCCGGTCAGCGATGTGCCGCACGACGGACAGGTCGTGGGCCACGAACAGGTAGCTCAGGCCCAGGGTGGCCCGCAGCTCGTCCAGCAGGTTGATGACCCCTGCCTGGATCGACACGTCCAGGGCGGAGACAGGCTCATCGAGCACCAGCAGTCGCGGCTCCAGGGCCAGGGCCCGGGCGATGCCGATGCGCTGGCGCTGCCCGCCGGAGAAGTTGCGCGGGTAGCGGTTGGCGTGACTGGGCTCCAGCCCGACCAGCCTCATCAGCTCCTCCACCCGTGGAGCGATCTTGTGCTTTTCCCAGCCGTTGGCCCGCAGCGGCTCCGCCACGATGTCGAACACCGGCAGGCGGGGGTCCAGGGAGGCCATCGGGTCCTGGAAGACGATCTGCAGGTCCCGGCGCACCTGACGGCGCTCACTGCGCCCCAGGGTGGCGGTGT
It encodes:
- the typA gene encoding translational GTPase TypA, which gives rise to MTVRQDLRNVAIVAHVDHGKTTLVDAMLWEAGAFGARATQENTTERVMDSGELEREKGITILAKNTAVHYAGPAAEAAGLTEGVTINVIDTPGHADFGGEVERGLSMVDGVVLLVDASEGPLPQTRFVLRKALAANLPVIIVVNKVDRPDSRISEVVSETTDLLLSLASDLADEQPDIDLDAVLDVPVVYASAKARRADTEQPADGALPTSTDLEPLFRTIIERIPGPSYEEGAPLQAHVTNLDASPFLGRLALLRIHNGTLRKGQAVGWARHDGSLVSARVSELLVTDGLERKPAQEAHAGDIVAIAGIEEITIGESLVDPEDPRPLPLITVDDPAISMTIGINTSPMAGRTKGAKVTARQIKDRLDRELVGNVSLRVLPTSRPDAWEVQGRGELALAILVEQMRREGFELTVGKPQVVTRTINGQRHEPVERMTVDVPEEYLGAVTQLMAARKGRMETMTNHGTGWVRMEFLVPARGLIGFRTQFLTETRGTGIASSIAEGYEPWAGSIIARTTGSLVSDRAGAVTAYALVRLQDRGTFFVSPTEETYEGQVVGENPRNEDMDVNVVREKQQTNMRSSTADSFESLVPPRRLTLEEALEFAAQDECVEVTPEAVRIRKVVLDSQERFKEAARRRRAES
- a CDS encoding ABC transporter family substrate-binding protein, with the protein product MMMNRRMFLGGSASVAALAVLAACAKNESATGGASGATGGANADAVNRKDRSELKEGGELKFAMTATIANWNASHVDGNGVDLRNIMDFVSPFFLDWADDGSFTPNPDFYTKFEAEEVGGKTVVTISLNEKAVWGNGRAMDSEDIRESIVHAKDEAYQWASTDGIDRIENVEIVDQRTAKVTFDSVFPDWSSKLSGVSPKELMSTAEAFNNSMAGNGAFNNDYFAGPFKVDSYDEAQQLVKLVPNEKWWGAKPLLDMVTFRVLDASAEATSFANNAIDVVDYIISADVYNQCIGRSDAEVRQNFGRQWRHFTINGSSGVLADKTVRQAVVRACDRASIAQSDLAGLPVEVDKLLLGNHFFMPSQKGYQDNGKDWSYDVEAAKKLLDDAGWVPGADGVREKDGTRLSFAFTLPAGTPTTENEATLLQSQLKEVGIEMTLNPVDTNLYFKDYIRPGNYAITAFTWQGTQYPMANIGQIYGTGSDSNFSRLSVPEVDEYIKKIGETADDDERRKLANECDKLVWENVFNFPMYERQQLTAVPKKLANFGAVGLASFRPENMGFVKE